In one window of Propionispora hippei DSM 15287 DNA:
- the atpA gene encoding F0F1 ATP synthase subunit alpha, whose translation MKMRPEEITAIIKQQIEDYQVDLNVDDVGTVIEVGDGIARIHGLTKAMAGELLEFPNDIYGMVLNLEEDNVGGVLLGGETEIKEGDTVRRTGRIMQVPVGEAMIGRVVNALGQPIDGKGPIATTEFRPVEYTAPGIADRQSVKEPLQTGIKALDSMVPIGRGQRELIIGDRGTGKTAIAVDTIINQKGHGVTCIYVAIGQKASTVARVVKILEENGAMEYTIVVTATASDNAPLQYLAPYSGVAMGEYFMYKGGHVLCVYDDLSKHAMAYRAMSLLLRRPPGREAYPGDVFYLHSRLLERAAKLSNELGGGSITALPVIETLAGDVSAYIPTNVISITDGQIFLESELFYAGVRPAINAGLSVSRVGGSAQIKAMRQVAGRLRLDLAQYRELAAFAQFGSDLDKATKALLDRGQRTMEVLKQPQYSPLPVEEQVMVIYTAVNGFLDDIPTDEISKFEAEYLKFMRANYAEVGKGIREKKVLDAEIETAMKKAIVEFKDTFVSYDKTQGAAG comes from the coding sequence ATGAAAATGAGGCCAGAAGAAATAACGGCGATCATCAAACAGCAAATAGAAGATTATCAGGTAGACCTTAATGTCGATGACGTGGGGACTGTTATTGAGGTAGGCGACGGCATAGCGCGTATTCACGGGCTGACCAAGGCGATGGCCGGAGAGCTTTTGGAGTTTCCCAATGACATATACGGCATGGTGCTTAACCTGGAAGAAGACAATGTGGGCGGTGTGCTTTTAGGCGGCGAAACCGAGATTAAGGAAGGCGATACCGTTCGTCGCACCGGCCGGATTATGCAGGTGCCGGTAGGCGAAGCGATGATCGGCCGGGTAGTCAACGCGCTGGGACAGCCGATTGACGGCAAAGGGCCGATCGCTACCACCGAGTTTCGGCCGGTTGAATATACCGCGCCGGGCATTGCCGACAGGCAGTCGGTTAAAGAACCGCTGCAAACAGGCATCAAGGCACTGGATTCTATGGTGCCCATCGGCAGGGGACAGCGTGAGCTGATTATCGGTGACCGCGGTACCGGAAAAACGGCGATTGCCGTAGATACCATTATCAATCAGAAGGGACACGGTGTAACTTGCATTTATGTGGCTATTGGACAAAAAGCCTCCACCGTGGCCCGTGTTGTTAAAATCCTCGAGGAAAACGGGGCCATGGAGTATACCATTGTGGTAACGGCAACCGCTTCCGATAATGCGCCGCTGCAGTATCTGGCGCCTTACTCCGGTGTAGCCATGGGTGAATACTTCATGTATAAAGGTGGCCATGTGCTTTGCGTGTATGACGATTTGTCCAAGCATGCAATGGCTTATCGGGCCATGTCGCTCTTGCTGCGCCGTCCACCCGGTCGGGAAGCTTACCCTGGCGACGTATTTTACTTACACTCCCGCCTGCTGGAACGGGCTGCGAAACTTTCCAATGAGCTTGGCGGCGGCTCGATTACGGCACTGCCGGTGATTGAAACGCTGGCGGGTGACGTTTCGGCCTATATTCCGACTAATGTTATTTCGATTACCGACGGCCAGATCTTTCTGGAAAGCGAATTGTTCTATGCTGGCGTCCGTCCGGCTATTAACGCCGGTTTGTCCGTATCCCGCGTTGGCGGCTCCGCCCAGATTAAGGCTATGCGCCAGGTTGCCGGCCGTCTGCGTTTGGATTTGGCACAGTACCGGGAATTGGCGGCTTTTGCCCAATTTGGCTCGGACCTGGATAAAGCCACCAAAGCTTTGCTGGACCGCGGTCAGCGGACTATGGAAGTGTTGAAGCAGCCGCAATATTCGCCGTTGCCGGTAGAAGAGCAGGTTATGGTCATTTATACGGCTGTAAACGGCTTCCTCGATGATATTCCGACCGATGAAATCAGTAAATTCGAAGCCGAATATTTAAAGTTCATGCGGGCTAATTATGCAGAAGTCGGCAAGGGAATTCGTGAGAAAAAAGTATTGGACGCAGAAATTGAAACGGCTATGAAAAAAGCGATTGTGGAATTTAAAGATACCTTTGTTTCTTATGATAAAACGCAAGGTGCTGCGGGGTGA
- a CDS encoding serine hydroxymethyltransferase, with protein sequence MSVLKGFDPEIARMIELERQRQQNKLELIASENFVSKAVMEAQGSVLTNKYAEGYPGRRYYGGCEHVDVIEQLAIDRVKALFGAEHANVQPHSGAQANTAVYFAFLKPGDTILGMNLSHGGHLTHGSPVNISGKYYNVVAYGVDAETHRINYEELEDLAMTHRPKMLVAGASAYPRVIDFARLAEIAHKAGAMLFVDMAHIAGLVAAGLHPNPVPYADIVTTTTHKTLRGPRGGVILCRAEYAAAVDKAIFPGIQGGPLMHVIAAKAVAFKEAASEEFRLYQEQIIKNASALSAKLAASGFTIVSGGTDNHLMLVDVRGQNLTGKQAEKLLDEVGVTVNKNTIPFDPASPFVTSGIRIGTPAVTSRGMQEEDMAVIGEIIAMVLNRPEDEAARTKAIAMVAELCGKYPLYE encoded by the coding sequence ATGAGTGTGCTCAAGGGATTTGACCCGGAAATTGCCCGGATGATTGAATTGGAACGTCAGCGTCAGCAAAATAAACTGGAACTCATTGCTTCTGAAAATTTTGTCAGCAAAGCCGTTATGGAAGCGCAGGGATCGGTTCTGACCAACAAATATGCGGAAGGCTATCCCGGACGCCGTTACTATGGCGGTTGCGAACATGTGGATGTAATTGAACAGTTAGCGATTGACCGGGTGAAAGCGCTGTTTGGCGCTGAACACGCCAATGTGCAGCCTCATTCGGGAGCCCAGGCCAATACGGCGGTATATTTTGCCTTTTTAAAACCCGGCGATACGATTCTAGGTATGAACCTTTCCCATGGCGGCCATTTGACTCATGGCAGCCCGGTTAATATTTCCGGCAAATATTACAATGTTGTTGCCTACGGTGTCGATGCCGAGACACACCGTATCAATTATGAGGAACTGGAAGATCTGGCCATGACTCACCGGCCTAAGATGCTGGTCGCCGGAGCCAGTGCCTATCCGCGGGTGATTGATTTTGCCCGGTTGGCGGAGATTGCTCATAAAGCCGGGGCCATGCTGTTTGTCGATATGGCTCACATCGCCGGACTGGTAGCTGCCGGTTTGCATCCAAATCCGGTGCCCTATGCCGATATCGTGACTACTACGACCCATAAAACGCTGCGTGGTCCCCGGGGCGGCGTCATTCTATGCCGCGCTGAATATGCGGCAGCCGTGGATAAGGCGATTTTTCCCGGTATTCAGGGCGGCCCCTTGATGCATGTCATTGCGGCCAAGGCCGTTGCCTTTAAAGAGGCGGCCAGCGAGGAGTTCCGTCTGTATCAGGAACAAATTATCAAGAATGCCAGCGCTCTGTCGGCTAAACTGGCTGCTTCGGGCTTTACCATTGTGTCGGGCGGCACGGACAACCACTTAATGCTGGTCGATGTGCGCGGACAGAACCTAACAGGCAAGCAAGCGGAAAAATTGCTTGATGAGGTCGGTGTAACCGTCAATAAAAATACCATTCCCTTTGATCCGGCCAGTCCTTTTGTGACCAGCGGTATCCGTATCGGAACGCCGGCAGTGACCTCCAGAGGCATGCAGGAAGAAGATATGGCGGTTATCGGCGAAATCATTGCCATGGTCTTAAACCGGCCGGAAGACGAAGCGGCTAGGACCAAGGCGATTGCTATGGTCGCAGAATTGTGCGGAAAATATCCGCTATATGAGTAG
- a CDS encoding MraY family glycosyltransferase: MQAYVVAFVVALVVAYFATPHIKDLAIKAGAMDAPDARKVHTSPIPRMGGLAIYAGFILAVVSSMQITHEIAGLLIGGTVILIVGIIDDLKPLPAKVKLFGQILAAAVLVLFDVRIEWLTNPFGEMIYINYLSVPLTILWVVGLTNTVNLIDGLDGLAAGVSTIASITILLVALQQNFWSVAIMMAALAGSAMGFLQHNFNPAKIFMGDTGSMFLGYMLAAVSILGMVKSAATIALIVPILALGLPIMDTAFAIIRRYSNGRPIFKPDRGHLHHRLLDMGLTQKQAVLLMYVISGCLGLSAIALTEVNKGLGAIIIAVVLVVAFFGARKIGVLKSGKSAESH, from the coding sequence ATGCAGGCATATGTTGTTGCCTTTGTTGTTGCTTTGGTTGTGGCTTATTTTGCCACGCCACATATAAAAGATTTGGCGATTAAGGCCGGAGCTATGGATGCACCTGACGCCCGGAAAGTGCATACCAGTCCGATCCCCCGTATGGGCGGATTGGCCATTTATGCCGGGTTTATTCTTGCTGTTGTCTCCAGTATGCAGATTACCCATGAGATAGCAGGGCTGCTCATTGGGGGCACAGTGATTTTGATTGTTGGCATTATTGATGATTTAAAACCTCTTCCGGCCAAGGTTAAGCTGTTTGGACAGATACTGGCGGCTGCCGTACTGGTTTTGTTTGACGTTCGAATCGAGTGGCTGACCAATCCTTTTGGCGAGATGATATACATTAATTATCTGTCGGTTCCGCTTACCATTCTCTGGGTTGTCGGACTTACGAACACGGTCAATCTGATTGACGGGCTGGATGGTTTGGCTGCGGGGGTATCCACAATTGCCTCCATCACTATCCTCTTGGTCGCCCTACAGCAGAACTTCTGGTCGGTAGCTATTATGATGGCCGCTTTAGCCGGCAGTGCGATGGGTTTTTTACAGCATAATTTCAATCCGGCCAAGATTTTTATGGGTGATACGGGCAGTATGTTTTTAGGCTATATGCTGGCTGCCGTATCCATCCTTGGCATGGTAAAGAGTGCGGCAACCATTGCGTTGATTGTGCCTATTTTAGCGCTTGGCCTGCCGATCATGGATACGGCTTTTGCCATTATCCGCCGTTACAGCAACGGCCGTCCGATTTTTAAGCCTGACCGGGGGCATCTGCATCATCGCCTTCTGGATATGGGACTTACTCAGAAGCAGGCTGTATTATTGATGTATGTAATCAGTGGCTGTCTGGGCCTTAGCGCCATTGCACTGACCGAAGTAAACAAGGGCCTGGGGGCTATTATTATCGCCGTTGTGCTGGTAGTTGCCTTTTTCGGAGCGAGGAAAATTGGCGTATTAAAATCCGGTAAATCGGCAGAGAGCCACTAG
- the atpB gene encoding F0F1 ATP synthase subunit A, translated as MEHGIGEHKLVHIAGLAFNMDTLYMTWLTMAIVIIIAGLAVRKLEMVPRGWQNALEIAVSGLLEQIESTIGPKGKKMAPLLITLFLFLLLSNWLGLVPGLTSPTNDLNTTLGLALMVVVLVHGIGMINKGIGAYLKHFIEPYVFFLPINIIEEIAKPVTLSFRLFGNILAGEGLLIILGLLVPYFIPTLWLAFSTVVGIIQAFIFTMLTMAYLSNSFKDEQH; from the coding sequence ATGGAACATGGAATTGGCGAACATAAACTGGTCCATATTGCTGGTTTGGCCTTTAATATGGATACGCTGTATATGACTTGGCTTACGATGGCGATCGTCATTATCATTGCTGGTTTGGCCGTTCGCAAGCTGGAGATGGTGCCGCGAGGCTGGCAGAATGCTTTAGAAATAGCGGTAAGCGGCTTGCTGGAACAGATTGAGAGTACCATCGGTCCTAAGGGTAAGAAAATGGCGCCGTTATTAATTACCTTATTCTTGTTCTTGCTTTTGTCTAACTGGCTAGGACTGGTTCCCGGCCTTACTTCGCCGACCAATGATCTGAATACGACCTTGGGACTGGCTTTGATGGTTGTGGTGTTGGTTCATGGCATTGGTATGATAAATAAAGGAATTGGCGCTTATTTGAAACATTTTATTGAGCCGTATGTCTTTTTTTTACCGATTAATATTATTGAGGAAATTGCTAAGCCGGTCACTTTATCCTTCCGTCTTTTTGGCAATATCCTGGCTGGTGAAGGCCTGTTGATTATCTTGGGGCTTTTGGTTCCTTACTTTATACCGACCTTATGGCTGGCTTTCAGTACAGTGGTCGGCATCATTCAGGCATTTATTTTTACCATGCTGACCATGGCGTATTTGTCCAACTCGTTTAAGGACGAGCAGCATTAA
- a CDS encoding F0F1 ATP synthase subunit delta, whose product MLANQLALKYAQAIFELASEKDKVAEAHEQLVMVETTIAGHEEFAKLIYHPRIPAAAKSETLSKVFFQELTDFVYKFLLLLVNKRRESLLPAIVREFQNFVNQANQVIEAEVTTALPLSDAEQQALAAKLKMATGKNVLVKMQLNSAILGGVIVKIGDKLIDGSVLRQLQVLKTSLLNSGAKIGVTNQV is encoded by the coding sequence ATGTTAGCTAATCAGTTAGCTTTAAAATACGCGCAGGCCATTTTTGAGTTAGCCAGTGAAAAAGATAAAGTAGCAGAGGCCCATGAGCAGCTTGTTATGGTGGAAACGACCATTGCCGGGCATGAGGAGTTTGCTAAGCTGATTTATCATCCGCGCATTCCGGCGGCTGCGAAAAGCGAGACACTCAGTAAAGTTTTTTTTCAGGAATTGACTGACTTTGTATATAAGTTTCTGCTGCTTCTGGTGAATAAACGGCGTGAGTCTTTATTGCCCGCTATCGTACGGGAGTTTCAGAACTTTGTCAATCAGGCAAATCAGGTAATCGAAGCCGAAGTAACCACAGCGCTGCCGCTTTCCGATGCTGAGCAACAGGCTTTGGCGGCTAAATTAAAAATGGCGACAGGAAAAAATGTTTTGGTGAAAATGCAACTTAATTCCGCCATTTTAGGAGGCGTCATTGTTAAAATCGGGGATAAATTAATTGATGGCAGTGTTCTACGGCAGCTTCAAGTACTCAAGACTTCACTGCTGAACAGTGGAGCTAAGATTGGGGTGACAAACCAGGTATGA
- the atpE gene encoding F0F1 ATP synthase subunit C, which translates to MEHAIIVAASVVAAALAIGLAAFGAAVGDGSVTAKAIEGIARQPEAKNTILVNMFISVGLIESIPIIAAVIALALVFANPFVH; encoded by the coding sequence ATGGAACATGCTATTATTGTAGCCGCTTCGGTAGTTGCTGCTGCTTTGGCTATCGGTTTGGCCGCCTTTGGTGCTGCCGTAGGCGATGGCAGCGTGACCGCGAAAGCAATTGAAGGTATCGCTAGACAGCCTGAGGCCAAAAACACGATTTTGGTAAATATGTTTATTTCGGTAGGCTTAATCGAATCAATTCCAATCATTGCTGCGGTTATCGCACTTGCGCTGGTTTTCGCTAATCCTTTCGTTCATTAA
- the upp gene encoding uracil phosphoribosyltransferase: MQVKIIDHPLIQHKLSLIRDIKTGPKEFRELLDEISMLMAYEITRDLPLETTEIETPVAKCQCKMLAGKKMGVVPILRAGLGMVNGILRLIPAAKVGHVGLYRDPKTLLPVEYYCKLPPDVAERDFVVIDPMLATGGSSAATIDILKREGARHIKLMCLVAAPEGVLLVNKQHPDVEVYTAAVDEYLNDHGYIVPGLGDAGDRIFGTK, from the coding sequence ATGCAGGTTAAAATCATTGATCACCCCTTAATTCAACATAAACTATCCTTAATTCGTGATATAAAAACAGGACCGAAAGAGTTCCGGGAGCTGCTAGATGAAATTTCCATGCTGATGGCCTATGAGATCACCCGTGATCTGCCATTGGAAACAACCGAAATAGAGACACCTGTTGCTAAATGCCAGTGCAAAATGCTGGCAGGCAAGAAAATGGGCGTTGTGCCTATTTTGAGAGCCGGCTTGGGGATGGTTAACGGTATTTTGCGGTTAATTCCCGCTGCCAAGGTCGGTCATGTGGGACTATATCGCGATCCGAAAACCTTATTGCCTGTGGAATACTATTGCAAACTGCCGCCGGACGTGGCGGAACGGGATTTTGTCGTCATTGACCCGATGCTGGCAACCGGCGGCTCATCGGCGGCAACCATTGATATTTTAAAACGGGAGGGTGCCCGTCACATTAAGCTGATGTGTTTGGTGGCGGCGCCGGAGGGCGTACTGCTCGTCAATAAGCAGCATCCCGATGTAGAAGTGTATACGGCTGCTGTTGATGAATATCTTAATGATCATGGCTATATCGTTCCCGGTCTGGGCGATGCCGGTGACAGAATATTTGGCACGAAATAG
- a CDS encoding ATP synthase subunit I: MLNYFSEVKCVFLALAAAGGLAYAMLLIWGKPALANGLLAGLLISAVYFLMMCFRIRKTAELPLRSALLHMRQGWLLRLIFIACSAFLAMQIPALDILGVIAGLFLLHVVVFLHAVRLAVRDGKSVCTKDNRKG; this comes from the coding sequence ATGCTGAATTATTTTTCAGAAGTAAAATGTGTATTTCTCGCTTTAGCTGCAGCGGGAGGTCTTGCCTATGCAATGCTTCTCATCTGGGGAAAACCGGCGCTGGCTAACGGCCTGCTTGCCGGTTTACTTATCAGTGCTGTATATTTTCTGATGATGTGTTTCCGGATAAGAAAGACGGCGGAGCTGCCTTTGCGCAGTGCCCTGCTTCACATGCGCCAGGGCTGGCTGCTGCGCTTGATTTTTATTGCTTGTTCCGCATTTTTGGCTATGCAAATACCGGCGTTGGATATACTAGGAGTAATTGCCGGCTTGTTTTTACTGCATGTAGTTGTATTTTTGCATGCTGTCAGGCTGGCAGTGCGTGACGGCAAGTCGGTTTGTACTAAGGATAACAGAAAGGGGTGA
- the wecB gene encoding non-hydrolyzing UDP-N-acetylglucosamine 2-epimerase — translation MLQCEKKPRIKVMTIFGTRPEAIKMAPVVLELAKYPEWITPVVVVTAQHREMLDQVLKLFNITPDYDLDIMSQGQTLFDITCRAMHGLNEAIGKEKPDIVLVHGDTTTTFAGALAAYYHQTAVGHVEAGLRTGNKYSPFPEEMNRKLTGSLADLHFAPTEVSRANLLAEMVTEEAITVTGNTVIDALKATVNPGYVFQNELLSGIDYQNRRVILVTTHRRENLGEPMRHVYQALRRIVEEFADVEIVFPVHKNPKVREVVQTELGGIGRVHLIDPLDYEPFANLIARSYLVLTDSGGIQEEAPALGKPVLVLRDTTERPEAVEAGTVRLVGTERACVYEETHRLLADEKAYASMANACNPYGDGQASRRIAQAILFTYGYIGQKPDIFKV, via the coding sequence ATGTTGCAATGCGAGAAAAAGCCGCGGATTAAGGTTATGACGATTTTCGGCACACGGCCGGAAGCTATCAAGATGGCACCGGTTGTGCTTGAACTGGCTAAATACCCCGAGTGGATTACCCCGGTGGTGGTGGTAACCGCCCAGCACCGGGAAATGCTGGACCAGGTGCTTAAACTGTTTAACATCACACCGGATTATGATTTGGATATCATGTCCCAGGGGCAAACGCTTTTTGATATTACTTGCCGGGCGATGCACGGACTAAATGAAGCCATCGGCAAGGAAAAACCGGATATCGTACTGGTTCATGGCGACACAACCACCACCTTTGCCGGCGCTTTGGCCGCCTACTATCATCAAACGGCGGTAGGGCATGTGGAAGCCGGACTTAGGACAGGCAACAAATATTCTCCTTTTCCCGAAGAAATGAATCGAAAGCTGACCGGATCGCTGGCCGATCTGCATTTTGCGCCGACCGAAGTGTCCCGTGCGAATCTTTTGGCTGAAATGGTGACGGAAGAGGCGATCACGGTGACAGGCAATACCGTTATTGACGCCTTGAAGGCAACCGTTAATCCCGGCTATGTATTTCAAAATGAGCTGTTATCCGGCATTGATTATCAGAATCGCCGCGTCATACTGGTTACGACGCACCGGCGGGAGAATTTGGGCGAGCCGATGCGCCATGTTTACCAGGCACTCCGGCGAATCGTCGAGGAGTTTGCCGATGTGGAGATTGTATTTCCGGTGCACAAAAATCCAAAGGTCCGGGAAGTCGTTCAAACCGAACTAGGCGGGATCGGCCGGGTGCATTTGATTGATCCGCTGGATTATGAACCTTTTGCCAATCTAATAGCCCGTTCTTATCTGGTGCTGACCGATTCCGGCGGCATTCAGGAAGAGGCACCGGCCTTAGGCAAACCCGTATTGGTGCTGCGGGACACTACGGAACGGCCGGAGGCGGTTGAAGCCGGGACAGTGCGTTTAGTCGGTACTGAACGGGCCTGTGTATATGAGGAGACTCACCGTCTGCTGGCCGATGAGAAGGCTTATGCGAGCATGGCCAATGCTTGTAATCCTTATGGCGACGGACAGGCTTCCCGGCGAATCGCGCAGGCTATTTTATTTACATATGGATATATAGGGCAAAAACCGGATATCTTTAAGGTATAG
- the atpF gene encoding F0F1 ATP synthase subunit B — MTSLEINATLIAQIINFLILVFILKKLAYKPLMEMMEARQASIADDLATAEKDRQDAADLKREYQTQLTAARAEAQAIVDKAMKQAEKNKEEIIEEARVEHARLLKAAQEEISRERELALAELRAEVVGLSMAAAAKIIEKNLDAETNSKLVSDFMDKLDEKKIGGLPC; from the coding sequence ATGACCTCGTTGGAGATAAATGCGACACTTATTGCGCAAATTATAAACTTTCTTATTTTAGTGTTCATTTTGAAAAAATTGGCATACAAGCCTTTAATGGAGATGATGGAAGCTCGTCAGGCCAGTATTGCCGACGATCTTGCCACGGCCGAAAAAGACAGGCAGGACGCGGCGGATCTGAAGCGGGAATATCAGACTCAGCTCACGGCAGCCAGGGCCGAAGCGCAGGCAATTGTGGACAAGGCTATGAAACAGGCTGAAAAGAACAAAGAGGAAATTATTGAAGAAGCCAGAGTGGAACATGCTCGTCTTTTGAAAGCCGCTCAGGAGGAAATCTCCCGCGAGCGCGAATTGGCCTTGGCCGAGCTGCGCGCCGAAGTGGTGGGCTTGTCCATGGCTGCGGCTGCCAAGATTATTGAAAAGAACCTGGATGCCGAAACAAATTCCAAATTGGTTTCTGACTTTATGGATAAACTGGACGAGAAGAAAATAGGTGGCCTGCCATGTTAG
- a CDS encoding low molecular weight protein arginine phosphatase, whose product MLHILFVCTGNTCRSPMAEALLCEKVRQAGLNNKVNVLSAGIMAGYEYPASKFACAVMQARHISLEEHRSRQLTADAIAAADLILTMALSHKRAVLALAPEAADKVFTLCEFVGAAGDVDDPYGGSYETYDSAAAEIDFLLGQAWKKIVALAGKEY is encoded by the coding sequence ATGCTGCATATTTTGTTTGTTTGTACGGGAAATACCTGCCGCAGTCCGATGGCTGAGGCTTTATTGTGCGAAAAAGTCAGACAGGCCGGTCTGAACAATAAAGTTAACGTTTTGTCGGCAGGGATTATGGCCGGCTACGAGTATCCGGCATCAAAATTTGCCTGTGCAGTGATGCAAGCCCGGCATATTTCGCTGGAAGAACATCGCTCACGTCAACTGACGGCGGACGCGATTGCCGCAGCCGACCTGATCCTGACCATGGCCCTGTCCCACAAACGGGCTGTGCTGGCCTTGGCGCCGGAGGCGGCCGACAAGGTGTTTACTTTGTGTGAATTTGTTGGCGCCGCCGGGGATGTGGACGACCCTTACGGCGGCAGTTATGAAACCTATGACAGCGCAGCGGCGGAGATTGATTTTCTATTGGGACAAGCTTGGAAAAAAATTGTCGCTTTAGCAGGAAAAGAATATTAA
- a CDS encoding TIGR01440 family protein: MSEVAHLTEETVKAAEELLKTAVLRSGQLVVVGCSTSEVRGSQIGSDSSTEVARAVLAGLMQVAETYDVQLAIQCCEHLNRALVVERAVLERYGLEEVCVRPAPKAGGSLAACAMQSFAEPVVVEAIQAHAGLDIGNTLIGMHLKRVAVPVRLQQKYIGAAPVVAARTRPKLIGGARAIYE, translated from the coding sequence ATGTCTGAGGTTGCTCATCTTACAGAGGAAACAGTAAAGGCTGCTGAGGAACTTTTAAAAACGGCTGTTTTGCGCTCCGGACAGCTTGTTGTAGTTGGCTGCAGCACCAGTGAAGTGCGGGGTTCACAGATTGGTTCGGACAGCTCAACGGAAGTTGCCCGTGCGGTGCTGGCTGGCCTCATGCAGGTGGCCGAAACATACGACGTACAGCTTGCAATTCAATGCTGTGAGCATTTAAACCGTGCACTGGTAGTGGAGCGTGCGGTGCTGGAACGTTATGGGCTGGAGGAGGTCTGCGTTCGGCCGGCGCCTAAGGCCGGTGGTTCTTTAGCTGCCTGTGCCATGCAAAGCTTCGCTGAGCCGGTGGTGGTGGAAGCCATTCAGGCTCATGCCGGGCTGGATATTGGCAATACCCTGATTGGCATGCATTTGAAGCGGGTTGCGGTGCCGGTCCGGTTGCAGCAGAAATACATCGGGGCGGCGCCGGTTGTTGCCGCCCGCACCCGTCCTAAATTGATTGGCGGGGCCCGGGCTATATACGAATAA
- a CDS encoding nucleoside triphosphate pyrophosphohydrolase family protein, protein MLEPIYLPKLNHLSPTLDSTLLKIMEEAGELARAVLHFLPYEGLKAAEIADNREATVLLEEVTGELLDVAQTCVTMIFVMEQMPELSDFSTGELIQAHLDKLSAKGYDFDRSGAYNITTAGNFKYLVLPRLRLKQVTLLTTVCKIQEEVGELTQFLGKRQGASGECPELAARAALQGCAAELLDVAQCCFTMMYILAESYQVDISALTQRHVAKLRRKGYCA, encoded by the coding sequence ATGCTGGAGCCGATTTATTTACCAAAATTGAATCATCTCAGCCCTACGCTGGATTCTACGTTGCTTAAAATTATGGAGGAAGCCGGTGAACTGGCCAGGGCAGTCCTTCATTTTCTACCCTATGAGGGACTGAAGGCAGCGGAAATTGCCGATAACCGGGAGGCAACTGTCTTGCTGGAAGAAGTGACCGGTGAACTCTTAGATGTGGCTCAGACCTGTGTCACGATGATATTTGTAATGGAACAGATGCCCGAGCTTTCCGACTTTTCGACCGGTGAATTAATACAGGCGCATTTGGACAAGTTGTCGGCGAAGGGCTATGACTTTGACCGTTCCGGCGCCTACAACATTACGACAGCCGGCAACTTTAAATATCTGGTCTTACCGCGTTTGCGGCTAAAACAGGTCACTCTGTTAACTACTGTGTGCAAGATCCAGGAAGAGGTGGGCGAATTGACCCAGTTTCTGGGCAAGCGCCAGGGGGCTTCCGGGGAATGTCCGGAATTGGCGGCCAGAGCGGCGCTGCAGGGTTGTGCGGCGGAATTGCTGGATGTGGCACAGTGCTGCTTTACCATGATGTATATTTTGGCCGAATCATATCAAGTTGATATCAGCGCACTGACGCAGCGGCATGTAGCGAAGCTGAGAAGGAAGGGCTATTGCGCGTGA
- a CDS encoding AtpZ/AtpI family protein, translating into MNKKDKQPGFSALGIATTLSFTLVANIAVGIFLGRLLDNWLDCAPWASVAGIVLGMVSGLWAIYKKAVKY; encoded by the coding sequence ATGAACAAAAAAGACAAGCAGCCAGGTTTTTCTGCCCTGGGCATTGCTACAACACTGAGTTTTACTCTTGTCGCTAATATTGCTGTCGGAATTTTTCTGGGACGGTTGCTGGACAACTGGTTGGACTGTGCTCCCTGGGCCAGTGTGGCAGGCATCGTTCTTGGTATGGTTTCCGGCCTGTGGGCTATCTATAAAAAGGCCGTGAAATATTAG
- a CDS encoding deoxycytidylate deaminase: MSERDRPSWDRYFMEMARVAATRSTCLRRQVGAAIVKDKRLLTTGYNGAPQGIRHCSETGCLRQAANIPSGERHELCRGTHAEQNAIVQAAFHGVEIEGATLYCTHQPCSVCTKMIINAGIRRIVFENGYPDQLAVDMLEEAGIVYEQLR; the protein is encoded by the coding sequence GTGAGTGAGAGGGACCGTCCGTCTTGGGATAGATACTTTATGGAAATGGCACGGGTGGCCGCAACCCGTTCCACTTGTCTGCGGCGTCAGGTGGGGGCAGCCATTGTGAAAGACAAACGGCTGTTGACCACCGGCTACAATGGTGCACCGCAGGGAATCAGACACTGTAGTGAGACAGGCTGTTTACGCCAGGCTGCAAATATTCCTTCCGGTGAGCGTCATGAACTATGCCGCGGTACCCATGCCGAGCAAAACGCCATTGTTCAGGCGGCCTTTCATGGCGTTGAAATTGAAGGAGCCACGTTGTATTGTACCCATCAGCCTTGTTCGGTTTGTACCAAAATGATCATTAACGCGGGAATTCGCCGTATTGTTTTTGAAAATGGCTATCCCGATCAGTTGGCAGTGGACATGCTGGAAGAAGCGGGAATTGTCTATGAACAGTTACGATAA